From the Motacilla alba alba isolate MOTALB_02 chromosome Z, Motacilla_alba_V1.0_pri, whole genome shotgun sequence genome, one window contains:
- the ELAC1 gene encoding zinc phosphodiesterase ELAC protein 1, which yields MSLEITFLGTGSAFPSPSRGASALVLRREGQCWLFDCGEGTQTQLMRSHLRAARITKIFITHLHGDHMFGLPGLLCTLSLQSSPDGSRAPVDIYGPLGLRSFLWRSLELSHSQLLFPCAVHELVPTRDQCPAEEFRDFSGLDRGEALAQAPPGRVLHLDPGEDSYLLLEDEQLAVRAFRLFHRVPSFGFVLEEKPRPGKLDVRRLEELGVPPGPLYGKLKSGSAVVLESGVTVRPGDVLGAPVPGRKLCILGDCSGPVGPAAERLCRGADLLVHEATLGDEQRDTALQRGHSTPGAAARFALRCGAARLVLTHFSQRYRPDGHGRDELGSLQRQAEAVMGGQEVTLAEDFMTIEIPVKK from the exons ATGTCTCTGGAGATCACCTTCCTGGGCACGGGCTCGGCGTTCCCGTCGCCGTCCCGCGGCGCCTCGGCGCTGGTGCTGCGCCGGgaagggcagtgctggctcttCGACTGCGGCGAGGGCACGCAGACGCAGCTCATGAGGAGCCACCTGCGAGCAG CCAGAATTACCAAGATTTTCATCACTCACCTGCACGGCGACCACATGTTTGGActtcctgggctgctgtgcacgctcagcctgcagagcagccctgatgGCAGCAGAGCACCCGTTGATATTTACGGGCCCCTGGGTCTGCGGAGCTTCCTCTGGAGGAGCCTGGAGCTGTcccactcccagctcctcttccccTGCGCCGTCCACGAGCTGGTCCCCACGCGGGACCAGTGCCCCGCAGAAGAATTCAGGGACTTCTCTGGCTTGGACCGAGGCGAGGCGCTCGCCCAGGCACCTCCAGGGAGAGTTCTGCACCTGGATCCGGGAGAAGACTCCTACTTGCTGCTGGAGGACGAGCAGCTGGCTGTGAGGGCGTTCCGCCTCTTCCACCGCGTGCCCTCCTTCGGCTTCGTGCTGGAAGAGAAGCCCCGGCCCGGGAAGCTCGATGTGCGGAGACTGGAGGAGCTCG GAGTCCCTCCAGGCCCCTTGTACGGGAAGCTGAAGAGCGGCAGCGCCGTCGTCCTGGAGAGCGGCGTGACGGTGCGTCCCGGGGACGTGCTGGGAGCGCCCGTTCCCGGCAGGAAGCTCTGCATCCTGGGCGACTGCTCGGGGCCCGTGGGGCCGGCGGCCGAGCGGCTGTGCCGGGGCGCAGACCTGCTGGTGCACGAGGCCACGCTGGGGGACGAGCAGCGGGACACGGCGCTGCAGCGCGGGCACAGCACCCCCGGCGCGGCCGCGCGCTTCGCCCTGCGCTGCGGCGCCGCCAGGCTGGTGCTGACCCACTTCAGCCAGCGGTACCGGCCCGACGGCCACGGCCGCGACGAGCTCGGCAGCCTccagaggcaggcagaggcCGTGATGGGCGGCCAGGAGGTGACGCTGGCCGAGGACTTCATGACCATCGAGATCCCAGTGAAAAAGTGA